A portion of the Candidatus Hydrogenedentota bacterium genome contains these proteins:
- a CDS encoding BlaI/MecI/CopY family transcriptional regulator produces the protein MAPLISEAEAQVLQTLVEMGEGTTREIYEALAESTGWAQPTVITFLRRLETKGLVSHRKLKGQRAFLYRPNKRGHSAGREQVKKLVDRVFGGNPIPLVSMFLEEQPLSTEQIAALRQLLDEQEERKGGKS, from the coding sequence ATGGCACCCCTGATTTCGGAAGCGGAAGCGCAAGTCTTACAAACCCTGGTGGAGATGGGGGAGGGCACCACCCGCGAAATCTACGAGGCCCTGGCGGAGTCCACCGGCTGGGCCCAGCCCACCGTAATCACCTTTCTCCGGCGCTTGGAAACCAAGGGACTTGTTTCCCATCGCAAGCTCAAAGGACAGCGGGCCTTCCTCTATCGCCCCAACAAGCGCGGCCACTCCGCCGGGCGTGAGCAGGTGAAGAAACTCGTGGACCGGGTCTTCGGCGGCAACCCCATTCCGCTGGTGTCCATGTTTCTCGAAGAGCAGCCCTTGAGCACGGAGCAGATAGCGGCGTTGCGGCAGTTATTGGATGAGCAGGAAGAACGCAAAGGAGGCAAATCATGA
- a CDS encoding ATPase: MAFYLGLDAGGTKTFCLIGDEQGQIKGFGRGGTGNYEGYGVEAARREIERAVGEALEHAGLELKDISGIGMGVAGADIPDDYVMLERELFTPLFGEIPRVFRNDSMGGLRGGTRDPFGVVIACGTGCVCAGVNREGKETRVGGISEDYGDRVSGSSIGIHGLKAVFRARDGVTGPTLMTEKFVDRAGCKDVDELFHQMYYGKITYRDLQPMAKLVFDAAWEGDAIACDILEWGGRYLGQMVNAAIRHLNMQRDTFDVVMAGSVFKGMSPVLVDALAVVVHRECPGARLVMPIYEPVVGALLLGMELDCTLTDRCYEQLSASLEESELKYGVRFKSE; the protein is encoded by the coding sequence ATGGCCTTCTATCTGGGACTGGACGCCGGCGGAACGAAAACGTTCTGCCTTATCGGCGATGAACAAGGGCAGATCAAAGGCTTTGGCCGGGGCGGCACCGGCAACTACGAGGGGTACGGCGTCGAGGCCGCCCGCCGCGAAATTGAGCGTGCGGTCGGCGAGGCGCTGGAGCACGCCGGACTGGAACTGAAAGATATCAGCGGGATCGGCATGGGCGTGGCCGGCGCCGATATTCCGGACGACTACGTCATGCTGGAGCGCGAGCTCTTCACCCCCCTCTTCGGCGAGATTCCCAGGGTCTTCCGCAACGATTCCATGGGCGGATTGCGCGGCGGCACCCGGGACCCCTTCGGCGTCGTCATCGCCTGCGGCACCGGCTGCGTCTGCGCCGGCGTCAACCGCGAAGGCAAAGAAACCCGCGTCGGCGGCATCAGCGAAGACTATGGTGATCGCGTGAGCGGCTCCTCCATCGGCATCCACGGGCTCAAGGCGGTCTTCCGCGCCCGGGACGGTGTCACCGGCCCCACCCTCATGACCGAGAAATTCGTGGATCGCGCCGGTTGCAAGGACGTGGACGAACTCTTCCACCAGATGTACTACGGAAAGATTACCTACCGCGATCTGCAGCCCATGGCCAAGCTGGTCTTCGATGCGGCGTGGGAGGGCGACGCCATCGCCTGCGATATCCTGGAGTGGGGCGGGCGCTACCTCGGCCAGATGGTCAATGCCGCCATCCGACACCTGAATATGCAACGGGATACCTTCGACGTCGTCATGGCCGGCAGTGTCTTCAAAGGCATGAGCCCGGTTCTCGTCGACGCGCTCGCCGTCGTCGTGCACCGGGAGTGCCCCGGCGCGCGACTCGTCATGCCGATTTACGAGCCGGTGGTTGGCGCGCTGCTCCTGGGCATGGAGCTCGACTGTACCCTGACCGACCGTTGTTACGAGCAACTCTCAGCCTCCCTTGAGGAGTCCGAACTCAAATATGGCGTACGCTTCAAATCGGAGTAG
- a CDS encoding UDPGP type 1 family protein — translation MGMSEIQLRDIAATHGQEHVFRFWDELDAAGRQALLADLSQVDFPLMDRLAAEWIKSTPVVAAFERIEPVPVIPIVDPRRPDAQAALALGEDALRAGRIGLFLVAGGQGTRLGFDGPKGSYPIGGLTGKSLFQYHAEKILNLQRRYGCVLPWYIMVSNTNGPATKAYFEEHAFFGLSPADVIFITQHMVPCMDGEGKFMLEEKGRLAMNPNGHGGCIQAMVEHHVLDDARKRGIDTLCYFQVDNWAVKVADPYFIGYHLQAQAEISSKNHRKHEPREAVGVHCLCDGVYQVIEYSELDIYPQLLETDADGKVIYYAGNPAIHILSVDFVQRVYDNFDQFPWHLAHKKIPYINAEGEQISPDRPNGYKFETFVFDALRMANHPPVALEIDPPGEYTPTKQFDGDNSVVAARESMTNFWAKWLDAAGQPVPRRADGKSAIAIEISPLFALTCDEFVAKSVGKAWPVEADLVIDADGNARA, via the coding sequence ATGGGAATGAGTGAAATTCAGCTTCGGGACATCGCCGCAACGCATGGGCAGGAGCACGTGTTCCGCTTCTGGGACGAACTGGACGCCGCGGGCCGCCAAGCCCTGCTGGCGGATCTGTCCCAGGTCGATTTCCCCTTGATGGACCGGCTGGCCGCCGAGTGGATCAAGTCCACACCGGTCGTTGCCGCGTTTGAACGGATCGAACCCGTGCCCGTCATCCCCATCGTGGATCCCCGGCGCCCCGACGCGCAGGCGGCCCTTGCGCTGGGCGAAGATGCCCTGCGCGCCGGTCGCATCGGCCTCTTTCTCGTTGCCGGTGGCCAGGGCACGCGCCTCGGCTTCGACGGCCCCAAAGGTTCCTACCCCATCGGCGGGCTCACCGGCAAATCGCTCTTCCAGTACCACGCAGAGAAAATCCTGAATCTCCAGCGGCGCTATGGCTGCGTTCTGCCCTGGTACATCATGGTCAGCAACACCAACGGCCCCGCGACAAAAGCGTACTTCGAAGAGCACGCCTTCTTCGGGCTCTCCCCGGCGGACGTGATATTCATCACCCAGCACATGGTGCCCTGTATGGACGGCGAGGGCAAATTCATGCTGGAGGAAAAGGGGCGCCTCGCCATGAACCCCAACGGCCACGGCGGCTGCATCCAGGCCATGGTGGAGCACCACGTGCTGGACGACGCCCGCAAGCGCGGCATCGATACCCTCTGCTACTTCCAGGTGGACAACTGGGCCGTCAAGGTCGCCGACCCCTATTTCATCGGCTATCACCTCCAGGCCCAGGCGGAGATTTCCAGCAAGAACCACCGGAAGCACGAGCCCCGCGAAGCGGTCGGCGTCCACTGCCTTTGCGATGGCGTCTACCAGGTAATCGAATACAGTGAACTGGATATCTATCCCCAGTTGCTCGAAACCGACGCCGACGGCAAAGTCATATACTACGCCGGCAATCCGGCCATTCACATTCTCTCGGTGGACTTCGTCCAGCGCGTCTACGACAACTTCGACCAGTTCCCCTGGCACCTGGCCCACAAGAAGATCCCCTACATCAACGCGGAAGGGGAACAGATCAGTCCGGACAGGCCCAACGGCTACAAGTTCGAGACCTTTGTCTTCGATGCCCTGCGCATGGCGAACCATCCCCCCGTGGCGTTGGAAATCGACCCGCCCGGAGAGTACACCCCCACCAAGCAGTTCGACGGCGACAACTCCGTCGTCGCGGCGCGCGAGAGCATGACCAACTTCTGGGCGAAGTGGCTCGATGCCGCCGGACAACCCGTGCCAAGAAGGGCCGACGGCAAGTCGGCCATCGCCATCGAGATCAGCCCCCTCTTCGCCCTCACGTGCGATGAATTCGTGGCAAAGAGCGTCGGGAAGGCCTGGCCTGTCGAGGCCGATCTGGTTATCGACGCCGACGGCAACGCGCGCGCGTAA
- a CDS encoding DUF1573 domain-containing protein: MKKRSALILLMWGFIIAAPILALAGCGGNDFESDEEFIESLHKDGAPKGEADGTMPPVGEPMQVSIIRLETNDLDLGTVKNDQIHHHKLKVFNDGKMPLKITKIDTTCACTMGNIPPERATIQPGEESWIDVTLDPDRVPGFSSHKILTITSTDPAQPQVTVDVRASIEPEYYIETEELVLGEFNKGDVVERRVRFRQIQDAPANVTGVEVLTVGPRAPRIPGLTARVEVLPEDQWKTPGKSECDIIITTGPEISAGAFERNVVLLTDVKRLPRHRIHVTGTAKAPYTPAPVYPERAMLRPGADGANFTARATFVSTGPLALAIAATSSPAITASVVPGSSPNEVHVDMLVPDAEARSKPFDETVSVQVTAEGNTYTEIVGIRNLTNEENAEGSHAH; this comes from the coding sequence ATGAAAAAGCGCAGTGCACTCATTCTCTTGATGTGGGGATTCATCATCGCCGCGCCCATTCTGGCGCTCGCCGGGTGCGGCGGAAACGACTTCGAATCCGACGAGGAATTCATCGAGTCGCTTCACAAGGATGGCGCCCCCAAGGGCGAAGCGGACGGCACCATGCCCCCCGTCGGCGAGCCCATGCAGGTTTCCATCATACGCCTGGAGACCAATGACCTCGACTTGGGCACCGTGAAGAACGACCAGATTCATCACCACAAGCTGAAGGTGTTCAACGACGGCAAGATGCCCCTCAAGATCACCAAGATCGACACCACCTGCGCCTGCACCATGGGCAATATTCCCCCGGAACGTGCGACCATTCAGCCGGGCGAGGAATCCTGGATCGATGTGACCCTCGATCCCGACCGCGTCCCGGGCTTCAGTTCCCACAAGATCTTGACCATCACCTCGACCGACCCCGCCCAGCCCCAGGTCACCGTGGATGTTCGGGCCTCCATCGAGCCGGAATACTACATCGAGACCGAAGAACTCGTGCTGGGCGAATTCAACAAGGGCGACGTCGTTGAGCGGCGCGTCCGATTCCGGCAGATTCAGGACGCCCCCGCAAACGTGACCGGGGTCGAAGTGCTTACCGTCGGCCCCCGCGCCCCGCGGATTCCCGGATTGACCGCCCGGGTCGAAGTGCTCCCCGAAGACCAGTGGAAGACACCAGGCAAGTCCGAGTGCGACATCATCATCACCACCGGGCCCGAAATATCCGCCGGGGCCTTCGAGCGCAACGTCGTCCTTCTGACGGATGTGAAGCGTCTGCCGCGCCACCGCATCCACGTCACCGGCACCGCCAAAGCGCCCTACACGCCCGCCCCGGTTTACCCCGAACGCGCCATGCTCCGCCCAGGTGCGGACGGCGCAAACTTCACCGCGCGCGCCACCTTCGTCTCCACCGGGCCCCTGGCCCTGGCCATTGCCGCCACGAGCAGCCCCGCGATCACGGCCAGCGTCGTGCCCGGAAGCTCCCCCAATGAAGTTCATGTCGACATGCTCGTGCCCGATGCCGAGGCTCGGAGCAAACCCTTTGACGAGACCGTGAGCGTTCAAGTCACCGCCGAAGGCAACACCTACACCGAGATTGTGGGTATCCGCAATCTTACCAACGAAGAAAATGCCGAGGGGAGCCACGCCCATTGA
- a CDS encoding acetolactate synthase large subunit codes for MKASDLLVKALEAEGVKYIFGIPGEENLDLLDSIRQSSIELILTRHEQAAGFMAATYGRLTGRAGVCLSTLGPGATNLVTSAAYAQLGAMPVVMITGQKPVKKSKQGHFQIIDAVDMMRPITKYTRQLVSANNIPARVREAFRIAEEERPGCSHLELPEDVAAEETDSPLIPASRTRRPIAEIKAIRAAVNMIEDAKHPLLLIGAGANRKLTSKMLREFIDKTGIPFFSTQMGKGVVDEHDELFIGNSALSANDFVHRAIDAADLIINVGHDVIEKPPFFMGREDLKVIHINFISAKVDPVYFPQLEVVGDIANSIWRIKEKLEIQESWDFKRFKVVKEHIEKSILEGADDPRFPVYPQRLVADIRKVMPKDGIIALDNGVYKLWFARNYKAYQPNTVLLDNALASMGAGLPSAMTARLVFPDRKVLSVCGDGGFMMNSQEMETAVRLNMDLVILILRDDAFGMIKWKQSNMSFPSYGLDYGNPDFVKYAEAYGAFGHRVETADQLIPLIEQCLNSKGVHLIDVPIDYSDNDRILNHEFKAKSLLI; via the coding sequence ATGAAAGCATCCGACCTGCTGGTGAAGGCCCTGGAAGCCGAAGGTGTAAAATATATCTTCGGCATCCCCGGTGAAGAAAATCTCGACCTGCTCGACTCCATTCGACAGTCCAGCATCGAACTCATCTTGACGCGCCACGAACAGGCCGCCGGGTTCATGGCCGCAACCTACGGGCGCCTGACCGGCCGCGCGGGCGTCTGCCTCAGCACCCTCGGACCGGGCGCAACAAACCTGGTGACCTCCGCCGCCTATGCCCAGCTCGGCGCCATGCCCGTGGTGATGATCACAGGACAAAAGCCCGTCAAGAAAAGCAAGCAGGGCCACTTTCAGATTATCGATGCGGTCGACATGATGCGGCCCATCACCAAGTATACCCGGCAACTCGTAAGCGCGAACAACATCCCCGCCCGCGTCCGCGAAGCCTTCCGCATCGCGGAAGAAGAGCGACCCGGTTGTTCCCACCTGGAACTGCCGGAAGACGTCGCCGCCGAGGAAACCGATTCGCCCCTGATCCCCGCCAGCCGCACCCGGCGGCCCATCGCCGAGATCAAGGCCATCCGCGCCGCCGTGAACATGATCGAGGACGCAAAGCACCCCCTCCTCCTCATCGGCGCGGGCGCCAACCGCAAGCTGACCTCGAAAATGCTTCGCGAGTTCATCGACAAGACCGGCATTCCCTTCTTCAGCACCCAGATGGGCAAGGGCGTGGTGGATGAGCACGACGAACTCTTCATCGGAAACTCCGCGCTGTCCGCCAACGATTTCGTCCACCGCGCCATCGACGCGGCCGACCTCATCATCAATGTGGGCCACGACGTGATCGAAAAGCCTCCCTTCTTCATGGGCCGGGAAGACCTCAAGGTAATCCACATCAACTTTATCTCCGCAAAAGTCGACCCCGTCTACTTTCCCCAGCTCGAAGTCGTCGGCGATATCGCCAACAGCATCTGGCGCATCAAGGAAAAGCTGGAGATTCAGGAATCCTGGGACTTCAAGCGATTCAAAGTCGTGAAGGAGCACATCGAGAAGAGTATCCTCGAAGGCGCGGACGACCCCCGTTTCCCCGTCTACCCCCAGCGCCTCGTCGCCGACATCCGAAAAGTCATGCCGAAAGACGGTATCATCGCCCTGGATAACGGCGTCTACAAGCTCTGGTTCGCCCGCAACTACAAGGCCTACCAGCCCAATACCGTCCTGCTGGACAACGCCCTCGCGTCCATGGGCGCCGGCCTGCCCTCCGCCATGACCGCGCGGCTCGTCTTCCCCGACCGAAAGGTCCTCTCCGTTTGCGGCGACGGAGGATTCATGATGAATTCCCAGGAAATGGAAACCGCCGTCCGCCTCAACATGGATCTCGTCATCCTCATTCTCCGTGACGACGCCTTCGGCATGATCAAGTGGAAGCAGTCCAACATGAGCTTCCCGAGCTACGGACTGGACTACGGCAACCCCGATTTCGTGAAGTATGCCGAAGCCTACGGCGCCTTCGGCCACCGGGTCGAAACCGCCGATCAGTTGATTCCGTTGATCGAGCAGTGCCTCAATAGCAAAGGCGTCCACCTCATCGACGTACCGATCGATTACTCCGACAACGACCGCATCCTCAACCACGAGTTCAAGGCCAAGAGCCTGCTGATCTAG